From Vogesella sp. XCS3, the proteins below share one genomic window:
- a CDS encoding ubiquinol-cytochrome C chaperone family protein, with protein MTDYTQFLATPDQLLPLLMVADNDDLAILVDYITDSGAGRITLAADVCNKLMVCKQVGVYHAADRQLIAHEILAFGGNTFANFYRDIRSKLSMGSVLGGEQKHISYEELVADVAKSLKAVVDPSDKVSNIELAILLKVFTQAYDQMSSEERAQLQHELGSDITLGGTVTAAVLMAGRAGGFATYRLALVVANAIAKTLLGRGLTLVANQTLMRTMSVLLGPVGMAVTGIWTLADLASPASRVTIPCVVQLAYMRQKALHAALNQDCPACETDNPRSARFCRDCGTALAGA; from the coding sequence ATGACCGACTACACCCAGTTCCTCGCCACCCCCGACCAACTGCTGCCGCTGCTGATGGTGGCCGATAACGACGATCTGGCCATTCTGGTGGACTACATCACCGATAGTGGTGCCGGCCGCATCACACTGGCTGCCGACGTATGCAACAAGCTGATGGTGTGCAAGCAAGTAGGCGTGTACCACGCAGCAGACCGCCAGCTGATTGCCCACGAGATTCTGGCCTTTGGCGGTAATACCTTTGCCAACTTCTACCGCGATATCCGCAGCAAGCTTTCCATGGGCAGCGTACTGGGTGGCGAGCAGAAACATATCTCTTACGAAGAGCTGGTGGCCGACGTGGCCAAGAGCCTGAAAGCCGTCGTGGACCCCAGTGACAAGGTAAGCAATATCGAGCTGGCTATCCTGCTGAAGGTATTTACCCAGGCCTACGACCAGATGAGCAGCGAAGAGCGGGCGCAGCTGCAGCATGAGCTGGGTAGCGACATCACGCTGGGTGGCACAGTGACAGCCGCCGTATTGATGGCAGGCCGGGCTGGTGGTTTTGCCACTTACCGGCTTGCGCTGGTTGTGGCCAACGCCATCGCCAAAACGCTGCTGGGCCGTGGCCTGACCCTGGTTGCGAACCAAACACTGATGCGAACCATGAGTGTGCTGCTGGGGCCGGTAGGCATGGCAGTAACGGGGATATGGACACTGGCAGACCTGGCCAGCCCTGCTTCCCGCGTGACCATTCCGTGCGTGGTACAGCTGGCCTATATGCGCCAGAAAGCACTGCACGCCGCGCTAAACCAAGACTGTCCGGCATGCGAAACCGACAACCCGCGTAGCGCGCGCTTTTGCCGCGACTGCGGTACCGCGCTGGCCGGAGCCTGA
- a CDS encoding helix-turn-helix domain-containing protein has translation MHAELNAPTHVDGLAQHPFRAVSANFSESLRRILQAAGEDEEGSVRALSQLSLAESAGVSRQALTQYLSARKDKPANPTLEKLCALAGTLGVPPAFLLMSQDDWTRLVNAVHYYMTALQDESFLQQAGQITRPGQHINHQAIAEGGMSMARTLGLLTKAEAIAQDEPATGKRAAIAATCLAPPITGLDSRLRPTLLTLCAIIGASTPCQTYPVQTD, from the coding sequence ATGCACGCAGAGCTCAACGCTCCCACCCATGTAGATGGGCTAGCGCAACACCCGTTCAGGGCGGTATCTGCCAATTTTTCAGAATCGCTGCGCCGTATATTGCAAGCAGCGGGCGAAGACGAAGAAGGAAGTGTCCGCGCGCTCAGCCAGCTTAGCCTGGCGGAATCGGCAGGGGTGAGCCGGCAAGCCCTGACGCAGTACCTGTCGGCGCGTAAAGACAAACCTGCAAACCCTACATTGGAAAAGCTCTGCGCCCTGGCCGGTACCCTGGGGGTACCACCCGCCTTTTTGCTAATGAGCCAGGATGACTGGACGCGGCTGGTGAACGCGGTGCACTACTACATGACCGCTTTGCAAGACGAAAGCTTTCTGCAGCAGGCGGGCCAGATAACCCGCCCCGGCCAGCACATAAACCACCAGGCCATTGCCGAGGGCGGCATGAGCATGGCCCGCACGCTGGGCCTGCTGACAAAGGCCGAAGCCATAGCGCAAGACGAGCCGGCCACTGGCAAGCGTGCCGCCATTGCCGCCACTTGCCTGGCACCCCCTATCACCGGGCTGGACTCGCGTTTGCGGCCAACCTTGCTGACCCTGTGCGCCATTATCGGTGCGTCTACCCCTTGCCAAACTTACCCTGTACAGACGGATTGA
- a CDS encoding polyamine ABC transporter substrate-binding protein, which produces MTASIYRPLLAIALAATTLACHAAGVVNVYNWTDYVADNTNANFTRATGIKVRYDVFDSNEILRAKLMTGKSGYDVVVPSHNTLALGIRGGLFLPLDKAKLPNLKHLDPAILKIVEQFDPGQRYGVPNYWGFNTVGINVDKVNKALGGKLPANPWDLLFKPEYAAKLQGCGISVLDSPSEFFPGALHYFGFDPNSNKLADYQAVASKLKAVRPYYKVFSSSGYYNQMASGDLCVAMGYNGDFNLARQRAEEARNGIKIQALLAPGADLWVDMWAIPRDAANVDNAHAYINAMLEPKTAAANANHVAYATAVLAARPFMKPALVNNRTIFPQPADLQGSFVALTPDPKTINAYTRIWQQLRSGR; this is translated from the coding sequence ATGACTGCATCGATCTACCGCCCGCTGCTGGCCATTGCGCTAGCTGCTACCACGCTGGCCTGCCACGCCGCCGGTGTGGTGAACGTGTACAACTGGACCGACTACGTGGCCGACAACACCAACGCCAACTTCACCCGCGCTACCGGCATCAAGGTGCGCTACGACGTATTCGACAGCAACGAGATCCTGCGCGCCAAACTGATGACCGGCAAAAGCGGCTACGACGTGGTGGTGCCCTCGCACAACACGCTGGCGCTGGGCATACGCGGCGGGCTGTTTTTGCCATTGGACAAAGCCAAGCTGCCCAACCTCAAGCACCTGGACCCGGCCATCCTCAAGATCGTGGAGCAGTTCGACCCCGGCCAGCGCTACGGCGTGCCCAACTACTGGGGCTTTAACACCGTGGGCATCAATGTAGACAAGGTAAACAAGGCGCTGGGCGGCAAGCTGCCGGCCAACCCGTGGGACCTGCTGTTCAAGCCCGAATACGCCGCCAAGCTGCAAGGCTGCGGCATCAGCGTGCTGGATTCGCCCAGCGAGTTTTTCCCCGGCGCGCTGCATTACTTCGGCTTTGACCCCAACAGCAACAAGCTGGCCGACTACCAGGCGGTAGCCAGCAAGCTCAAAGCCGTGCGCCCGTACTACAAGGTGTTTTCCTCGTCCGGCTATTACAACCAGATGGCCAGCGGCGACCTGTGCGTGGCCATGGGCTACAACGGTGACTTCAACCTGGCGCGCCAGCGCGCCGAAGAAGCGCGCAACGGCATCAAGATCCAGGCGCTGCTGGCACCCGGCGCCGACCTGTGGGTAGACATGTGGGCCATACCGCGCGATGCGGCTAACGTAGACAACGCTCACGCCTACATCAACGCCATGCTGGAGCCCAAAACCGCTGCTGCCAACGCCAACCACGTGGCCTACGCCACCGCCGTGCTGGCCGCCCGCCCGTTCATGAAACCGGCGCTGGTGAACAACCGCACCATTTTCCCGCAGCCGGCCGACCTGCAAGGCAGCTTTGTGGCGCTGACCCCCGACCCGAAAACCATCAACGCCTACACACGCATCTGGCAGCAGCTGCGTAGCGGGCGCTAG
- a CDS encoding FAD-binding oxidoreductase, whose product MYQPFYHADQYRPQLTPPSYWHATTARPTLAPGSGEHTVDVAIIGGGYCGLSAALHLARDHGASVAVLEAGDIGWGASGRNAGFNTLPATKHDYAGLLRQLGPAGAAGFMAAQNEAMQLVATLAAEEGIATQACGDGSYVVAHSPAAWDGLQAEYDAWRLHTPVACRLLPRQVFAGMGHDGPAQHGALHILQGGGLNPLALVCGLAQAAQRHGAVLLPQQPVSCWQRHATGHTLYAPGSVVHARQLLLATNGYLPGVLPPQLRHRTLPVISNIIVTRPLSAAEWGAYGYHSHTPMFDTRHLLSYWRRLPDGRLLFGARGDLSGSDASGQRQRAALQAQLAARFPAWAGVDIDYFWRGLIAVNRGLLPQYGALPGDGSVWHAAGCFGSGVSTMPWLGRALARAMAGQPPTATEAACAMHGLAPRLPPATALQKLGLQLAYTAYAWRDRLSEPA is encoded by the coding sequence ATGTACCAGCCCTTTTACCACGCCGACCAGTACCGCCCCCAGCTGACCCCGCCCAGCTACTGGCACGCCACCACGGCGCGGCCAACCCTGGCGCCCGGCAGCGGCGAGCACACGGTGGATGTGGCCATCATCGGCGGTGGCTATTGCGGGCTTTCGGCGGCGCTGCACCTGGCGCGCGACCACGGCGCCAGCGTAGCGGTGCTGGAGGCGGGCGACATAGGCTGGGGCGCGTCCGGCCGCAACGCCGGTTTCAACACGCTGCCCGCCACCAAGCACGACTACGCCGGCCTGCTGCGCCAGCTAGGGCCGGCCGGTGCTGCCGGTTTCATGGCCGCGCAAAACGAGGCCATGCAGCTGGTGGCCACGCTGGCGGCCGAGGAGGGCATCGCCACCCAGGCCTGTGGCGACGGCAGCTACGTGGTGGCGCACAGCCCGGCGGCGTGGGACGGGCTGCAGGCCGAGTACGACGCCTGGCGGCTGCACACGCCGGTAGCCTGCCGCCTGCTGCCGCGCCAGGTATTTGCCGGCATGGGGCACGATGGCCCGGCGCAACACGGCGCACTGCATATCCTGCAAGGTGGTGGGCTAAACCCGCTGGCGCTGGTGTGCGGCCTGGCGCAAGCGGCGCAGCGCCACGGTGCCGTGCTGCTGCCGCAGCAGCCAGTAAGCTGCTGGCAGCGCCACGCCACCGGCCACACCTTGTACGCCCCCGGCAGCGTGGTACACGCCCGCCAGCTACTGCTGGCTACCAATGGCTATTTGCCTGGCGTACTGCCGCCGCAGCTACGCCACCGTACGCTGCCGGTGATTTCCAACATCATCGTGACCCGCCCGCTAAGCGCGGCGGAGTGGGGCGCCTACGGCTACCACAGCCACACGCCCATGTTCGATACCCGCCACCTGCTGAGCTACTGGCGCCGCCTGCCCGACGGCCGCCTGCTGTTTGGCGCCCGTGGCGACCTGAGCGGCAGCGACGCCAGCGGCCAGCGCCAGCGCGCCGCGCTGCAGGCACAGTTGGCCGCACGCTTTCCGGCCTGGGCCGGGGTGGACATCGACTACTTCTGGCGCGGGCTGATTGCCGTCAACCGCGGCCTGCTGCCGCAATACGGCGCCCTGCCGGGTGATGGCAGCGTGTGGCACGCCGCCGGCTGTTTTGGCAGTGGCGTCAGCACCATGCCGTGGCTGGGGCGGGCGCTGGCGCGCGCCATGGCCGGGCAGCCGCCCACCGCCACCGAAGCCGCCTGCGCCATGCACGGCCTGGCCCCGCGGCTGCCGCCCGCCACTGCGCTGCAAAAGCTGGGCCTGCAGCTTGCTTATACCGCTTACGCCTGGCGCGACCGTCTTAGTGAACCCGCTTGA
- a CDS encoding LysR substrate-binding domain-containing protein encodes MARRLPPLNSVRAFEAAARLGSFVAAAQELNVTQPAIGRHVRQLESWLGVALFQRNARGVQPTAAGVQYLATASRLLDELAAASAALAQPQPALLRLMVVPGLARRWLAPLLDSLLDERPGLRLAIEPHATFCQLQAGQADLGLVADDIAHLPGYYHTLAVPPVFPVCTPAYLAQHGTPASPAALLQHTLIHEDDGEWWQLWLAAQGLHVQLQPQMVYYSADQTLDACLAHKGIALANPLLVGPELASGALVRPLAQAVALQGYHFILPPGGAVSADMAWLMAALCLRATA; translated from the coding sequence ATGGCCCGCCGTCTGCCCCCGCTTAACAGTGTTCGCGCCTTTGAGGCCGCCGCGCGGCTAGGCAGCTTTGTGGCCGCCGCACAGGAGCTGAACGTCACGCAGCCGGCCATAGGCCGCCACGTGCGGCAGCTGGAAAGCTGGCTGGGGGTGGCGCTGTTCCAGCGCAATGCGCGTGGCGTGCAGCCCACCGCCGCCGGGGTGCAGTATCTGGCCACCGCCAGCCGCCTGCTGGACGAGTTGGCCGCGGCCAGTGCCGCGCTGGCGCAGCCGCAGCCTGCCCTGCTACGGCTGATGGTAGTGCCGGGCCTGGCGCGGCGCTGGCTGGCCCCGCTGCTGGATAGCCTGCTGGACGAGCGCCCGGGGCTACGCCTGGCGATAGAGCCGCACGCCACCTTTTGCCAGCTGCAAGCGGGCCAGGCAGACCTGGGCCTGGTGGCCGACGATATCGCGCATTTGCCCGGCTACTACCACACGCTGGCGGTGCCGCCAGTGTTCCCGGTATGTACCCCGGCCTATCTGGCGCAGCACGGCACACCGGCCAGCCCGGCCGCGCTACTGCAACACACGCTGATTCACGAGGACGACGGCGAATGGTGGCAGCTATGGTTGGCCGCACAAGGCCTGCACGTGCAGCTGCAGCCGCAGATGGTGTACTACAGCGCCGACCAGACGCTGGACGCCTGCTTGGCGCACAAGGGCATCGCGCTGGCCAACCCGCTATTGGTGGGGCCAGAGCTGGCCAGCGGCGCACTGGTACGGCCGCTAGCGCAGGCGGTGGCGCTGCAGGGCTACCACTTTATTCTGCCGCCTGGCGGCGCGGTGTCTGCAGATATGGCGTGGCTGATGGCGGCGCTATGCCTGCGGGCCACGGCCTGA
- a CDS encoding chloride channel protein: MQHGLRSLQRLWLLVHWRTWQGRVVIWGGALLAALLIVGFAMLVEHAIALFEQARQASPWLPLLLTPAGGMLIVWLTRRFFAGAEGSGIPQVMAALHHHHDQAHVGKLVSLRIAVGKVLLGVLGLGVGFSSGREGPSIQVGASVMHAMRAWLPTRFPVRPYDLILAGGAAGIAAAFNTPLAGIVFAIEELGRKFEARTNGVLLSAIILAGIIAIALQGNYTYFGRISIPVADSRLALPILLSGVICGLAGGMFSRAMLAGMRPWPGWPGWLRSRHPVWFAGACGLLVAVLGYVSDGAAHGSGYGATQQALTGTLPLAPFYALEKMLATLLSYFSGIPGGVFAPSLAIGAGVGQDLANLGLGQVSSSTWIALSMAAFLAAVTQAPITAFVIVMEMIDGHALVVSLIASAFLASLVSRSLCPPLYHTLAQRYLPPRDASGRGPQA, encoded by the coding sequence ATGCAGCATGGGCTGCGTAGTCTGCAAAGACTATGGCTGTTGGTGCACTGGCGTACCTGGCAGGGCCGGGTGGTGATCTGGGGCGGGGCCTTGCTGGCGGCGCTGCTGATTGTGGGCTTTGCCATGCTGGTGGAGCACGCTATTGCGCTGTTCGAACAGGCCAGGCAGGCCAGCCCCTGGTTGCCATTGCTGCTGACACCCGCGGGCGGCATGTTGATTGTGTGGCTGACGCGGCGCTTTTTTGCCGGTGCCGAGGGTAGCGGTATACCGCAGGTGATGGCTGCCTTGCACCATCATCATGACCAAGCGCACGTTGGCAAGCTGGTGTCACTGCGCATTGCGGTGGGCAAAGTGCTGCTGGGCGTGCTTGGCTTGGGCGTGGGCTTTTCCAGTGGCCGGGAAGGCCCGTCTATCCAGGTTGGCGCCAGTGTCATGCACGCCATGCGCGCCTGGTTGCCTACCCGTTTTCCCGTGCGCCCTTACGACCTGATTCTTGCCGGCGGCGCTGCCGGTATTGCCGCGGCATTCAATACCCCGCTGGCCGGTATTGTGTTTGCCATCGAAGAGCTGGGGCGCAAGTTCGAGGCCCGCACCAATGGCGTGCTGCTAAGCGCCATTATTCTGGCCGGTATCATTGCCATTGCCCTGCAGGGTAACTACACCTACTTTGGCCGCATCAGTATCCCTGTGGCCGATAGCCGCCTGGCGCTGCCCATTCTGCTGAGTGGGGTTATTTGCGGCCTGGCGGGCGGCATGTTTTCCCGCGCCATGCTAGCCGGCATGCGGCCATGGCCGGGTTGGCCGGGCTGGTTGCGCAGCCGCCACCCGGTGTGGTTTGCCGGTGCTTGCGGCCTGCTGGTGGCGGTGCTGGGTTATGTGTCGGATGGGGCAGCGCATGGCAGCGGCTATGGCGCTACCCAGCAGGCGCTAACCGGCACGCTGCCGCTGGCACCGTTTTATGCGCTGGAAAAAATGCTGGCCACGCTGCTGTCGTACTTTTCGGGTATCCCAGGCGGGGTATTTGCCCCCAGCCTGGCCATTGGTGCGGGGGTGGGGCAAGACCTGGCTAACCTGGGGCTGGGGCAGGTGAGCAGCAGTACCTGGATTGCGCTATCGATGGCTGCTTTTCTGGCGGCGGTGACACAGGCGCCGATTACCGCCTTTGTCATTGTGATGGAGATGATAGACGGCCACGCGCTGGTGGTCAGCCTGATTGCCAGTGCCTTTCTTGCCAGCCTGGTATCGCGCAGCCTCTGCCCGCCGCTGTACCACACGCTGGCGCAGCGTTATCTGCCACCACGTGATGCCTCAGGCCGTGGCCCGCAGGCATAG
- a CDS encoding ABC-F family ATP-binding cassette domain-containing protein, with amino-acid sequence MITLKNVVLRRGSKLLLDGATVTLNPGEKVGLVGRNGAGKSSLFAVLNGSLHEDGGDFHIPSQWRMAQVAQDMPETAQSATDFVVEGDTALLAAQQEVTEAEAGDDYMRMAHAYTALNDAGAHDAAARAQALILGLGFSVAELQRPVNSFSGGWRMRLQLARALMCPSDLLLLDEPTNHLDLDALVWLEAWLKQYAGTLVVISHDREFLDAITNVTLHIDHGRLVRYGGNYSKFEDMRAEQMVLQQAAQAKQQEKIAHLQKFIDRFKAKASKAKQAQSRVKALERMEKIAPVLADAEFQFEFKEPSSLPNPMLTLNEAAFGYPAADDAPAGTPPTVIVQGVRRSVLAGQRIGILGANGQGKSTLVKTVAEALRPVSGEVIRGKGLSIGYFSQQELDVLRPEDDPLQHMLRLARDTPAALRPPAADCREQGLRNFLGTFNFSGDMVKQAVGSMSGGEKARLVLCMIVWLRPNLLLLDEPTNHLDLATREALSVALNEFEGSVMLVSHDRALLRAVCDEFWLVSRGGVSDFEGDLDDYQVYLLEEAKRRREEAAGKR; translated from the coding sequence ATGATCACGCTTAAAAATGTTGTACTGCGCCGGGGCAGCAAGCTGCTGCTGGATGGTGCCACCGTCACCCTGAACCCGGGTGAAAAAGTCGGCCTGGTGGGCCGTAATGGCGCCGGCAAGTCGTCGCTGTTTGCCGTATTGAACGGCAGCCTGCACGAAGACGGCGGCGACTTTCATATCCCTAGCCAGTGGCGCATGGCGCAGGTCGCGCAGGACATGCCGGAAACCGCACAAAGCGCTACCGACTTTGTAGTAGAAGGCGATACCGCCCTGCTGGCCGCGCAGCAGGAAGTCACCGAAGCCGAGGCCGGCGACGACTACATGCGCATGGCGCACGCCTACACCGCGCTGAACGACGCCGGTGCGCACGACGCCGCCGCCCGCGCACAGGCGCTGATCCTGGGCCTGGGTTTTAGCGTGGCCGAGCTGCAGCGCCCGGTGAACAGCTTCTCGGGTGGCTGGCGTATGCGCCTGCAGCTGGCGCGCGCGCTGATGTGCCCGTCCGACCTGCTGCTGCTGGACGAACCGACCAACCACCTGGACCTGGACGCCCTAGTGTGGCTGGAAGCCTGGCTCAAGCAATACGCCGGCACCCTGGTGGTAATCAGCCACGACCGCGAATTCCTGGACGCCATCACCAATGTGACCCTGCACATCGACCACGGCCGGCTGGTGCGCTACGGCGGCAACTACAGCAAGTTTGAAGACATGCGCGCCGAGCAGATGGTGCTGCAGCAGGCCGCGCAGGCCAAGCAGCAGGAAAAGATCGCCCACCTGCAGAAGTTCATCGACCGCTTCAAGGCCAAGGCCAGCAAGGCCAAGCAGGCGCAAAGCCGCGTAAAAGCGCTGGAACGTATGGAGAAGATTGCGCCGGTACTGGCCGACGCCGAATTCCAGTTCGAATTCAAAGAGCCGTCCAGCCTGCCCAACCCGATGCTGACGCTGAACGAAGCTGCCTTCGGCTACCCGGCGGCAGACGACGCACCGGCAGGCACGCCACCGACGGTGATCGTGCAAGGCGTACGACGCTCGGTGCTGGCCGGCCAGCGTATCGGCATTCTGGGTGCCAACGGCCAGGGCAAATCCACACTGGTGAAAACCGTGGCCGAGGCGCTGCGCCCGGTCAGCGGCGAAGTCATCCGCGGCAAGGGCCTGAGCATCGGCTACTTCTCGCAGCAGGAGCTGGACGTGCTGCGCCCCGAGGACGACCCGCTGCAGCACATGCTGCGCTTGGCGCGCGACACCCCGGCCGCGCTGCGCCCGCCCGCTGCCGACTGCCGCGAACAAGGCCTGCGCAACTTCCTGGGCACCTTCAACTTCAGCGGAGACATGGTCAAACAAGCCGTTGGCAGTATGAGCGGCGGCGAAAAAGCGCGCCTGGTGCTGTGCATGATCGTGTGGCTGCGCCCCAACCTGCTGCTGCTGGATGAGCCGACCAACCACCTGGACCTGGCCACGCGCGAGGCGCTGAGCGTGGCGCTGAACGAATTCGAAGGCTCGGTGATGCTGGTCAGCCACGACCGCGCCCTGCTGCGCGCCGTGTGCGACGAGTTCTGGCTGGTCTCGCGCGGCGGGGTCAGCGATTTCGAAGGCGACCTGGACGACTACCAGGTGTACCTGCTGGAAGAAGCCAAGCGCCGCCGCGAAGAGGCTGCCGGCAAGCGCTGA
- a CDS encoding two-component system response regulator, whose product MAPTDTRPLLLLVDDEPTNLQVLRHILQDHYRLQFARDGDKALQLALREQPALILLDVMMPGMTGLEVCCRLKTDPATARIPVIFVTALSDSHAESEGFAAGAVDYITKPVSPPIVLARVRTHLSLVRVEELRETRLQIIRRLGRAAEFKDNETGLHVIRMSHYARELALAAGQREAWADELLDAAPMHDIGKIGIPDAILQKPGKLDADEWRIMQTHAEIGARIMGDDRSSLLQMAATIAHCHHERWDGSGYPQGLAGEAIPLAARIVAIADVFDALTSVRPYKAAWTIDAALAYIAAETGKHFDPALVAHFLAIEPVLRQIQARWAE is encoded by the coding sequence ATGGCTCCCACCGATACCCGCCCGCTGTTGCTGTTGGTGGACGATGAACCCACCAACCTGCAAGTACTGCGCCACATCCTGCAAGATCACTACCGGCTGCAGTTTGCCCGTGACGGCGACAAAGCCCTGCAGCTGGCGCTGCGCGAACAGCCGGCGCTGATTCTGCTGGACGTGATGATGCCGGGTATGACCGGGCTGGAAGTATGCTGCCGCCTGAAAACCGACCCGGCCACCGCTCGCATTCCGGTGATTTTTGTCACCGCGCTGTCCGATAGCCACGCCGAGAGCGAAGGCTTTGCCGCCGGCGCGGTGGACTACATCACCAAGCCGGTGAGCCCGCCCATCGTGCTGGCGCGGGTGCGTACCCATTTGTCGCTGGTGCGGGTGGAAGAGCTGCGCGAGACGCGGCTGCAGATCATCCGCCGCTTGGGCCGCGCCGCCGAATTCAAGGACAACGAAACCGGCCTGCACGTGATCCGCATGAGCCACTACGCGCGCGAGCTCGCGCTGGCCGCCGGCCAGCGCGAGGCCTGGGCCGACGAGCTGCTGGACGCGGCGCCCATGCACGATATCGGCAAGATCGGCATCCCTGACGCCATCCTGCAAAAGCCGGGCAAGCTGGACGCCGACGAGTGGCGCATCATGCAGACCCACGCCGAAATCGGCGCCCGCATCATGGGCGACGACCGCTCCAGCCTGCTGCAGATGGCGGCCACCATCGCGCACTGCCACCACGAACGCTGGGACGGCAGCGGCTACCCGCAAGGGCTGGCCGGGGAGGCCATCCCCTTGGCCGCACGCATCGTGGCCATTGCCGACGTGTTCGACGCGCTAACCAGCGTACGCCCGTACAAGGCGGCGTGGACGATAGACGCCGCGCTGGCGTATATCGCCGCCGAGACCGGCAAGCATTTCGACCCGGCGCTGGTAGCGCACTTTCTGGCCATCGAGCCGGTACTGCGGCAGATCCAGGCGCGCTGGGCCGAGTAG